The following coding sequences are from one Agelaius phoeniceus isolate bAgePho1 chromosome 24, bAgePho1.hap1, whole genome shotgun sequence window:
- the LOC129129660 gene encoding F-box only protein 44-like, which yields MGGASSARRAADLPSPSRGPRPAMTSIGDLPEDVLVELLSLLPARELLRTCRLVCSQWRYVVDLNTLWKRKCQRDGFYRQSYDRSISDWKIFYMLCHMKKNLLKNPRAEENFQHWTLDANEGDKWKIEDLPGAHGSHMSDPRVHKYFVTSYGPCLKSQLITLDKEGYWNQLMDEIRPEITVKDWYAARFDCGCRYELTVRLLSRDWICLEEFHPEPVVIEQWSDAKWREISHTFQNYPAGVRYIWFQHGGQDTQYWAGWYGVRVTNSSITIGPPSSL from the exons ATGGGCGGAGCCAG CTCGGCCCGTCGTGCCGCGGATCTCCCCTCGCCCTCCCGCGGGCCGCGGCCTGCCATGACCAGCATCGGGGATCTCCCCGAGGACgtgctggtggagctgctgtcgctgctgcccGCCCGGGAGCTGCTCCGCACCTGCCGGCTGGTGTGCTCGCAGTGGCGCTACGTGGTGGACCTGAACACCCTGTGGAAGCGCAAGTGCCAGCGCGACGGGTTTTATCGTCAGAGCTACGACAGGAGCATCTCTGACTGGAAGATCTTCTATATGCTCTGCCACATGAAGAAAAACTTACTCAAAAACCCTCGTGCTGAAG AGAACTTCCAGCACTGGACACTTGATGCCAATGAAGGAGATAAGTGGAAAATTGAGGATCTGCCTGGAGCTCATGGAAGTCATATGTCAGACCCCAGAGTACACAAATACTTTGTCACTTCATATGG GCCATGCCTCAAGTCTCAACTCATTACCCTGGATAAAGAAGGCTATTGGAATCAGCTGATGGATGAGATACGGCCTGAAATTACAGTCAAGGACTG gtACGCTGCCAGGTTTGACTGCGGGTGCCGCTACGAGCTCACCGTGAGGCTGCTCTCCAGAGACTGGATCTGCCTGGAGGAATTCCATCCTGAGCCAGTGGTCATTGAGCAGTGGAGTGATGCCAAGTGGAGAGAg ATTTCTCACACCTTCCAGAATTACCCAGCAGGAGTTCGTTACATCTGGTTCCAGCACGGAGGCCAGGACACGCAGTACTGGGCAGGCTGGTACGGGGTCCGTGTGACAAACAGCAGCATCACCATTGGGCCCCCAAGCTCACTGTGA
- the MAD2L2 gene encoding mitotic spindle assembly checkpoint protein MAD2B gives MTTLTRQDLNFGQVVADVLSEFLEVAVHLILYVREVYPIGIFQKRKKYNVPVQMSCHPELNQYIQDTLHCVKPLLEKNDVEKVVVVILDKEHHPVERFVFEITQPPLLSISSESLLSHVEQLLRAFILKISVCDAVLDNNPPGCTFTVLVHTREAATRNMEKIQVIKDFPWILADEQDVHMHDPRLIPLKTMTSDILKMQLYVEERAHKGT, from the exons ATGACCACTCTCACACGGCAGGACCTTAACTTTGGGCAAG TTGTTGCAGATGTTCTTTCAGAATTCCTGGAAGTGGCTGTTCACCTCATCTTGTATGTCAGAGAAGTTTACCCTATTGGGATctttcagaagaggaaaaaatacaatGTACCTGTCCAG atGTCCTGCCACCCAGAGCTGAACCAGTACATCCAGGACACGCTGCACTGTGTGAAGCCTCTGCTGGAGAAG AACGATGTGGAGAAAGTTGTGGTTGTAATTCTGGATAAAGAGCACCACCCCGTGGAGAGATTTGTCTTTGAGATCACCCAGCCACCTCTTCTTTCCATTAG TTCTGAGTCCCTGCTGTCCCACGTGGAGCAGTTACTGCGTGCCTTCATCCTGAAAATCAGCGTGTGTGATGCTGTGCTGGACAACAACCCCCCAG GTTGCACCTTCACAGTTCTGGTTCACACACGGGAGGCTGCCACACGCAACATGGAAAAGATCCAGGTGATAAAG GATTTCCCTTGGATCCTCGCTGATGAGCAAGACGTGCACATGCACGACCCCCGGCTCATTCCCCTGAAAACCATGACATCTGACATCCTAAAG ATGCAGCTCTACGTAGAAGAGCGAGCTCACAAAGGCACCTGA